The Acropora muricata isolate sample 2 chromosome 4, ASM3666990v1, whole genome shotgun sequence genome contains the following window.
CATTGGCCCTTAAATGTCAGAGTGATGAGTCAGCTTGGTTATCGTTTTATTGAGGAAATCTTTATCAACTTTTCGTATATATTACATACTTCACTAATTTTACTTTTCGTTTTTTTATTGTCAGTTATAATGAACTCCAAATCGCCGGTAGGATTTGTGTTATTCGGTATGGGTCGTATCGGGCATACCCATGCAAATAGCCTGATGAGAGAGCCTCTAGCACAGCTGAAATACATAGTGGATGTTGAAGTGGACAAAGTTAGAGAATTTGTGGTCTCAAATTTTCTTGACACCAAGATTGTGCCTCCCTCTGAGCTGGAGACTGTGTTGGCTGATTCAAGTGTGGATGCTGCAGTAGTTTGCACTCCCACCGATTTTCATGAGGATCTGGTTGTGAGGTGTTTAAAGGCAGGGAAAGCTGTGTTTTGTGAGAAGCCAATAGCAAAGAGCTTAGAGGCTATTGGTAAGAAATTTCAATTCTCATTTAAttctgtattattttgttttgcttattTGTGACATATTGCATATTTGTGGCATTACATGTCACATGCTGCATTTCTGTATTACATAGAATTTATAGAATTTGGTGGAATTAATAGTGAAGCCTCCTCCTTGGTGCCTTTGCAGAGCTGAAATAAAATTTACCAAGCAGGTCCTTTGTCCATGGTAATCAGTATTAATATTTTGATCATGGCTTGTCCATGGCAataaaaatgagaaaattttgtttaataaGAGGTTATTATAATACCTGCAAAGTAATAAGCCCAGATGGGATGCTGAAGATGACAGAGAGAAGATAGCTTGCAAATAATGAGCAAAGTTAAGCAATTTCCAGGCTTTTCTCATAATGTCCCACATGGGTTTATTACCTGGTAAAATCATAGAATACGCAGCCTATTgcttttgaaaaataattttaagtaGTTAAGccgttttgtttttatttttttcagagcGGTGTTACAACCTTGCTTTGAGCAAAAACATCCCACTATTTTGTGGCTTCAATCGCCGTTTTGATCCAACAGTATCTTCAGTAGCCACCAGAGTGAAAAGTGGAGACATTGGACAAGTCCAAATTGTAAAGACGACAAGTCGAGACTTTCCAATGCCACCCATTAGTTATTTGAAGATTTCTGGAGGAATGTTTCACGATTGCTGTGTGCATGATGTAGATGCAATATGCTGGTTACTGGGAGAAACACCCCATACAGTGTTCTGTTTTGCCCATGCATTCCATCCAGAGATAGAAGAGATAAAAGATGTAGATACAATCATGGTTGTCATGAAATTCCCCAGTGGTGCCATGGGTCAGATAGATTTGTCCCGTCATGCTGTCTATGGTTATGACCAACGAATTGAGGTTTTTGGAGGAGGTGGTATGGTAACCAGTGACAATGTCCCCGCTTTCAACTCCCAGATGTTTAGCACTGAAGGCAAGTTGCAAGTTTCTCTAAAGCATTCCTTCTGTGAGAGATATGCTGACAGCTACGTTTTGGAAATGAACCATTTTATCAATGTCATCAGGAACAAGGAAAGTTTGCTTGTCTCCAAAGATGACGTGATTCGATCGTGGAATGTTGTTGGTGCCATAGAGAAATCTTTCCAAAGTGGAAAACCAGTGACTTTACCTTAGATTGTGGTAGAACTGGGTAATCTTGTTTGAGAGGTGGACAGCATTACCTGTTGGATAAATAACCATCCAGTGGATAAGCACAACCAAAAGCAATAAAGTACACTGTTGGTTAGTTATTTATCCAATAATTGATACTGAGCCAGCTTGTTCTTGATCCCAGAAATTGTAGTATCACTCCACAGACTCCCCACCCCGGTCACCCCCATCCCCTTTATTTTATGTGTGAGTGTGTTTGTGTGGTTTCTGGTGGGGgcatttgataataattattcattgaTTTAAAGTTTTTTCTATGTTCCCTGCAAAATAGAAGTTACCAGAACACTGACCATAGAAAGGTGTGTTGTTTTACTTCTTTGAGGTATCAGTGTCCTAGGATGTGTAGATTTACCCTACTGTTATATGCACTTTGAAGTGAACTTCGAATGCATACTTTATCTAATGTAGGGCAATGCAGGTGTTCTCACTAATATGTGATCAGACCTGTGTCTCACAGCCAAATCATGTGTGCATTatacaccgaatgcataaatgggagcttaattctttttctttatatAAATGCTAATTAGACTGACTAGCTgtatttttgtgtgaaaattcttttgaatttttcacatGCTGACAAGGCTAGTGCGGTTAATTggcacaaagataaaagaataattaattattagtatcacccaactagtgggcTAATAaaaaatcctgcattttgattggctatgctaccataggtctattagtaatggTCATAGAGTAGCGAAGTTTGCCGCTTTTGTAAagctatttatttcgttttattcccaaaataattttttttttgctgaatttattattgcttttttctgtccgactagttgggtgatactaaaacaattagatccttcgccctcaagggtcacggatcaatagcccattcggcttcgcctcatgggctattgctccgtagccctttcgggccacgggtctaattgttaattagcagTCATCTATGTATTCGGTGTATAACATAAGCCAATGTAACTTGAGATGTTACCATCACTTAAGATACATTGAAAGGTATGTTTGATGTGCAAAATGACTTACTTGTAGTTAATTAAAAGGTTAGTAAATTCTGGTGTATATTAATTAAAAGAAGAGTGATGcttataatatatattttttactcTGGAAGTCCTGGCTAACATTTACATttttgatgaaatgatatatgaaatatatcatacattgaactgcggatttgaagtcaaataagctatgattcTCGCTATGATTCAAATGCGCTATGATTTAACGtctgtggcttcatagctcagttggttggagcgTCGCGCCGGTGTTGGGAAACATGCCGCGTTACGTAACGCAACATGATGTACCCTATAACAGTGACATTGTTTTACACAAAATTCTAAAGGCCGAAACCTATTTGCATTGAAGCTGTGCTATAAAATACATATAGATAACTAAGTATCAAGGCGAAATATATATAACTCTTAGCTTAGCCGGTATTTGTACTTTAAAGATGATAGAAATTTTGATCGCGTGTACTTCAGGTTTAAAGAGATAAGGATGTATTTTCACAAGTTAATTGCTATCAGTTAATTGCTTTTGAGCGTAAGTTGCGGCATGTGTTTTTAGGAGATAAGAGTATGGCATGTACTTATCATATGCGAAAATAGATATGTTATACCTTAAAATGCAAAGACAGGAAAGAGTTGTTGTTAGTTGGAATATGTACGGTGTGAGCGAACGTTGATCATTGTTGGGAATAAAAGAAGGATATACAGTCCAAGTTTCGAGTGTTTAATTCAGAGTGTGGATATTCCCGAACACAGtggtccttcgagccggatacTAGAGTGTGTAAGTGTTGACGAACCAGAACGTTACGAAGCAAAAAGAAAGGGCGTTTCCTATGGCTGAAAAGGCGAAGGCAAACGTCGAAAAGAAGACGCGGATAAGACAAGGTCAGCGAAACATCGCTAAAAGATTGCTAGACCAAGTGAAGCAAAGATTTAGCGATGGATGTGGAGTGTCAGACAGGCAGTGGGGTAAGGAGTCTTTACAAGCCCTTCAGGAGAAGATAGAGACGTTGAAGAAGCTGGATAATCAAATCCTAGACTTGATTGGAGGTTTAGAGTCCGAAGATCTGGATGTTTTAATAGAAAGAGAGATCGAGGAAAGCGATCGCTTCAGAGGAGAGCTGAACCAAGTGGTACTGCGACTGGAGGAGGTTCTGAACCCAAGCTTACATTCGGCCGGTCCAGCGAGTACGGGAGCGTCGTCGCAAAACGAGAACGCACAGCCCGCGAATCCTGTGCATAACATGAAAGCCAAGCTTCCGAAGCTCGAAGTGAAGAGGTTCAACGGCAGATTGCAAGATTGGCAGGAGTTCTGGGATTCGTTTCAGAGCTCTATTGATGGAAACGACAACCTGTCTGCGGTGGACAAGTTTTCTTATTTGAAAAGTCTGGTACAAGAGCCTGCTAGATCGACGATTGCAGGGTTTGCGCTGACTGCGGTAAACTATGACGCCACAGTGCAAGCTCTAAAGAAACGCTATGGGAAGGAGATAGCAATCCAACGGGCGCATGTAAACGATTTACTCAACCTGTCGCCAGTCTACAGTGATCGAGACATTCCTCGCCTGAGGAAATTGTTTGACGAGTGCGAGTCACATTTCAGGGGATTGAAGGCCCTGAATCAGGCAAGAATGGCTAGGGATCAGTACCTTTGGCCAGCGTTCTAAGGACATGCGTCTAAGAGATGTCGTCGAAGCCAAGGTAAGCCCAATTAATGGCCAAAAAGTTATTCCAATCGAAGCGTATGTAGTACCAGAAATTTCCAGTATTCAAAACAGTCATGTGGAATTTGTAAAGGGGCAGTATCCCCACCTTAAGGACTTGTGGTTTTCGGATGTGTGTGTGGGAGCGGGAGAGCTAGAAATTGACATTTTGATCGGTGCAGATTGCCTGTGGAGCTTTCAGAAAGACTGTACAATCAGGGGAGGTCTCGACGAACCAGTCGCTGTAGAAACTGAATTAGGTTGGGTTCTGTCAGGTCCAATGAAGAGCCAGTCAAGTGGCCCAGAACcggtacaaatcaacctagtGCAAACGGAGGACAAAGGAAGCTTAGATGTTGATGTGAACCGAATGTGGGATCTGGAAACGATAGGAATCAAGGAGCAAAGAAGTGGGGTATATGAAGAATATAGAGACAGCATCTCCTTTGATGGGCAACGATATTCAGTGAAGCTCCCCTGGAAAGAAGGCCACCCAGATTTACCGACCAACTATACTACAAGCATGCGTCGTCTTAAGAGCCAAGTAGCAAGACTGGAAAGGGAACCCGAAATCCTCGCGGAATATGCAGCAATAATTGAGGAACAGCTTCATTCGGGGGTAATAGAGAGAGTGGTTGAATTAGAGGCGGCTCCAAAGGTACATTATCTGCCGCATCAAGCCGTGGTGAGAAAAGAGGCCACGACAACGAAGGTAAGGATAGTATATGATGCTTCGTCAAAGTCAACTAAGACGGGCGCCTCTTTAAATGATTGTTTGCATGTGGGTCCGTCATTAAACCCGTTATTGTTCGACATTTTGTTGCGGTTTCGAGAGAACAGAATTGTTCTTGTGGGAGACATAGAGAAGGCCTTTCTTAATGTTGGGGTGGATAAGAGAGACAGGGACTGTCTCCGATTTTTGTGGCTAGAAAACCCCCCGGACATTTAGAGGATTGTGGTTTATCGATTTTGTCGTGTTGTCTTTGGGTTGAATGCGTCTCCCTTTTTGCTAAATGCAACCTTGAGGCATCACATTTCGAAGTTTATCACAGTTGACCCCGAGTTCGTGAGGAaattgatcgattcgttctacgTGGATGATTTCGTGGGGGGCGGAGCCTCGCCAAGTGAAGTTGCCGATTTATATAGTAAAACGGTCAACCGCATGGCAGAAGGGGGATTTAAGCTCAGAAAATGGCTCACCAATGACCCGAGCGTCAGAGAGAGAATCAAAAAAGATCTAATCGATGATGTGAAACGCGACCCGGTGACAGCGGAAAATGTCACGTATGCGAAGTCATCTCTAGGCCTGAAGATGGGAAGTAACGGCCAAAAGGTATTGGGTCTGTCATGGGATTTTGAGGAAGATATGATAACCCTTGAACTGACCGTAATTGCCGAGCGCGCAAAAAATTTACCTGCAACCAAACGAAACACGCTGCGATTCTTGGCAGGGATCTTTGACCCTCTGGGAATGATTGGCCCCATAACTATAACCGCAAAGATTTTGTTTCAGGAAGCATGTCGCCAAAAGATCAATTGGGACGACCCACTTGATGGAGTGATAAAACAAGGCGTTGAAGCGTGGATTGAAAGCTTAATAGAATGTGAACAAATCACGATTGACAGGTGTGTCTACAGGCACGTGCGAGAAGAAGTCTTGGAATGTTCGTTACATGGGTTTGCAGATGCGAGTAAGAAAGCTTACTGCGCAGTTATTTATTTCGTATACCGGACAAAGACAGGTTCGTATTCGAAGATGTTAACTTCTAAAACGCGAGTGGCACCGCTCAAAGAGCTGTCCATACCACGACTTGAACTTATAGCATGCCTAATCCTTGCGAAACTGATGTGCACAGTGAAGAATGCGCTGAATTCACAGGTAAGTGTTCAGAAAGTAAAATTTTGGTCGGACAGTATGACAGCGCTCTATTGGATCATGAACCGTGGTGAGTGGAAACAATTTGTGAGTCACCGTGTGAACGAGATCGTTAAGTTGAGTGAAAAGGAGAATTGGGGGCACTGTCCCAGTGAGCAAAATCCAGCCGACATTGGGTCAAGAGGATCGCTAGCAGTAGAGCTCAAAGGGAACGAGATGTGGTGGCGCGGACCATCTTGGTTGATCCAACCGGAAGACCTTTGGCCCAGGCAGAAATCCCTTGTGCCAACTACGGAGACATGTGAAGAGGAACGAAAGGTCGCCGTTATGACTATCGCAATCAAAGAGCGTTGTGGAATAGAGAAGGTGGTCGAAATCAGCAAATTCAACACACTTCGAAAGCTTTACAGGGTGACTGCGTGGGTTACACGGTTCTGTCACAACATCTCAAGGGGAAATAAGAGTGACAGGAGAGAAGGTCCGCTTACGTTGGAGGAGATAGTAGAGTCAGAAGAGTTGTGGATAAGGGCGGCACAGCGAGAATTGAGAGAGGGGGAAAACTATCAACAGCTTGCCTCAAAATTCGGTCTCCATGAAGATCAGAAGGGCGTTATAAGATGCAAGGGACGACTTGAGCACTCTGAAATGCTGCACGGGGCGAAAGAACCGATCATCCTGCCCAAAGAACACCGACTCACAGTACTACAGATTCAAGAGTGTCACGATAGAGTTCTACATAATGGTGTAAGGAGTACGCTTGCTGAGTTACGCTCGAGGTTTTGGGTACCGAAGGGGAGACAAGTGGTAAAGCGTGTGATCAGTCGTTGTGTCCCTTGCAAGAAGATTGAAGGCAAATCGTTTAGTCAGCCACCGACCGCTAGCTTGCCAGAGTTTAGGGTTAGACCAGCCCCGCCGTTTTCAAAGGTAGGTGTAGATTTTGCGGGACCCTTGTTTGTCAAAGGGGAAGGTTCGCAAATGAGGAAGGTTTACTTCGCTTTGTTTACTTGTTGCGTGACGCGGGCCGTCCACCTAGAGCTAGTGGAGGATTTGTCGGTGGAAACGTTTAAGCGATGTCTAAGAAGATTCGTAGCTAGGAGGGGAATACCGGCCTTAATCGTTTCAGACAACGCGAAGACATTTAAGGGCAGGGAGAAAGAACTACGCACGCTCTTTCGTCATCCACAGGTAAGAGAGGAAACGCAGAACTACCGAATTCAGTGGCGTTTTAATCTGGAAAGAGCTCCCTGGTGGGGTGGGTTCTTTGAGAGGATGGTGGGTTGTGTCAAGCGATGTCTGAAGAAAGTCCTGGGTAATGCTCGGCTGACATATGATGAACTTTTAACCGTTCTTACGGAGGTAGAGGCGACTTTGAATTCAAGACCCTTAACATATGATTATGATAATCCTAACGAGGGAGAGGTATTGACCCCTGCGCATCTACTCCATGGGAGAAGATTGTTATCCTTGCCAGAGCAGCCCCAAGAGGAAGATGACGAAACCGAAATCAGCTACAGGAGGAGGTATAAATATGTTAATGAAACTCTACAGCATTTTTGGAAAAGGTGGCAAAGGGAATACTTGGCGAATTTGAGGGAGAGTCACGATTGTAGCACTCAGGCAACCGGAAAGACACCAAAGGTAGGTGATGTGGTGACCGTGTTTGAAGAGGGAGTTAAGAGAAATGGCTGGAAGATGGCAGTAGTGGAGAGCCTCATTGCAGGAAAAGACAAACAGGTAAGAGGGGCAAACGTACGCGTTATAACGAAGGGGAGGGCAATTCATTTAAGTAGGCCTGTACAGAAGTTGTTCCCACTCGAGATTAGAACTGAGACTTCCGAGATCTCAGATGTCCTCAAAGAACGCATTACAAGGCCACAAAGGCGCGACGTTCCTCGCCGTTCTGCAGCGTTGGATGCGGTCTGGAAGACTCGCGCGATGGTAAACCAGCCGAACGACTAAACTCTTAAGCGTGTTTGCGCGTTTCTTGACTCAAATTGAGTCAAGCGTGGGGGGAGTGTTGGGAAACATGCCGCGTTACGTAACGCAACATGATGTACCCTATAACAGTGACATTGTTTTACACAAAATTCTAAAGGTCGAAACCTATTTGCATTGAAGCTGTGCTATAAAATACATATAGATAACTAAGTATCAAGGCGAAATATATATAACTCTTAGCTTAGCCGGTATTTGTACTTTAAAGATGATAGAAATTTTGATCGCGTGTACTTCAGGTTTAAAGAGATAAGGATGTATTTTCACAAGTTAATTGCTATCAGTTAATTGCTTTTGAGCGTAAGTTGCGGCATGTGTTTTTAGGAGATAAGAGTATGGCATGTACTTATCATATGCGAAAATAGATATGTTATACCTTAAAATGCAAAGACAGGAAAGAGTTGTTGTTAGTAGGAATATGTACGGTGTGAGCGAACGTTGATCATTGTTGGGAATAAAAGAAGGATATACAGTCCAAGTTTCGAGTGTTTAATTCAGAGTGTGGATATTCCCGAACAGCCGGTGAATTTTCAGACTTTATACGtcattgcaaaaattgcgttcaaattaactgcgaggatcatagcttatttcatttacatttttacggCAACTATtgggtttttcattttgttggcGTTGAAATCTTTTAAGACTTCTGGTTGCTGCTTATGATTAATGCTGGCCTACCATTGCCTttaacaatgaacaaaatgaAGACCGTTGATGATGAGTCAACATTCTTGCAAATTGACGTTTTCATTTCAGTGTTTCTTTAGTGTTGGTGTAACAGACGGTTTTGAGTAGTTTGCTAAAAGGCCCTGGAAGACGATAGAGAGCTGCGATAGACTATAGTGCACACTCTTGTCTCGAGCCGCTTGCACCTCGCCTCCGGAGGCTTAGCGTGAGGACTGGTCATCGTGCTAAGCAACCGGCTAAGAGGGCCGCGCGGCTCTGGAGACGAATATGGTTAAGTTAATAAAAAAGGAGGGGATTTGTAACTAGGGGCACCAGCGTCTTCTTCACAGGTACTTACTAATCCCCTGATTTTTGACTGCGTACCACAAAGCAAAGGAGCCCAATTGACAAGCAAAGTTCGTTGCTGTGTAGCACTATTTCAATGTCACTGCGAAGCTTATTTGAGTTCCCAAGTTCAGTTCTTGAGATTGCATTGGGTGT
Protein-coding sequences here:
- the LOC136912892 gene encoding myo-inositol 2-dehydrogenase-like: MNSKSPVGFVLFGMGRIGHTHANSLMREPLAQLKYIVDVEVDKVREFVVSNFLDTKIVPPSELETVLADSSVDAAVVCTPTDFHEDLVVRCLKAGKAVFCEKPIAKSLEAIERCYNLALSKNIPLFCGFNRRFDPTVSSVATRVKSGDIGQVQIVKTTSRDFPMPPISYLKISGGMFHDCCVHDVDAICWLLGETPHTVFCFAHAFHPEIEEIKDVDTIMVVMKFPSGAMGQIDLSRHAVYGYDQRIEVFGGGGMVTSDNVPAFNSQMFSTEGKLQVSLKHSFCERYADSYVLEMNHFINVIRNKESLLVSKDDVIRSWNVVGAIEKSFQSGKPVTLP
- the LOC136913841 gene encoding uncharacterized protein, producing the protein MAEKAKANVEKKTRIRQGQRNIAKRLLDQVKQRFSDGCGVSDRQWGKESLQALQEKIETLKKLDNQILDLIGGLESEDLDVLIEREIEESDRFRGELNQVVLRLEEVLNPSLHSAGPASTGASSQNENAQPANPVHNMKAKLPKLEVKRFNGRLQDWQEFWDSFQSSIDGNDNLSAVDKFSYLKSLVQEPARSTIAGFALTAVNYDATVQALKKRYGKEIAIQRAHVNDLLNLSPVYSDRDIPRLRKLFDECESHFRGLKALNQARMARDQYLWPAF
- the LOC136912893 gene encoding uncharacterized protein; this translates as MRLRDVVEAKVSPINGQKVIPIEAYVVPEISSIQNSHVEFVKGQYPHLKDLWFSDVCVGAGELEIDILIGADCLWSFQKDCTIRGGLDEPVAVETELGWVLSGPMKSQSSGPEPVQINLVQTEDKGSLDVDVNRMWDLETIGIKEQRSGVYEEYRDSISFDGQRYSVKLPWKEGHPDLPTNYTTSMRRLKSQVARLEREPEILAEYAAIIEEQLHSGVIERVVELEAAPKVHYLPHQAVVRKEATTTKVRIVYDASSKSTKTGASLNDCLHVGPSLNPLLFDILLRFRENRIVLVGDIEKAFLNVGVDKRDRDCLRFLWLENPPDI
- the LOC136912881 gene encoding uncharacterized protein, with the protein product MAEGGFKLRKWLTNDPSVRERIKKDLIDDVKRDPVTAENVTYAKSSLGLKMGSNGQKVLGLSWDFEEDMITLELTVIAERAKNLPATKRNTLRFLAGIFDPLGMIGPITITAKILFQEACRQKINWDDPLDGVIKQGVEAWIESLIECEQITIDRCVYRHVREEVLECSLHGFADASKKAYCAVIYFVYRTKTGSYSKMLTSKTRVAPLKELSIPRLELIACLILAKLMCTVKNALNSQVSVQKVKFWSDSMTALYWIMNRGEWKQFVSHRVNEIVKLSEKENWGHCPSEQNPADIGSRGSLAVELKGNEMWWRGPSWLIQPEDLWPRQKSLVPTTETCEEERKVAVMTIAIKERCGIEKVVEISKFNTLRKLYRVTAWVTRFCHNISRGNKSDRREGPLTLEEIVESEELWIRAAQRELREGENYQQLASKFGLHEDQKGVIRCKGRLEHSEMLHGAKEPIILPKEHRLTVLQIQECHDRVLHNGVRSTLAELRSRFWVPKGRQVVKRVISRCVPCKKIEGKSFSQPPTASLPEFRVRPAPPFSKVGVDFAGPLFVKGEGSQMRKVYFALFTCCVTRAVHLELVEDLSVETFKRCLRRFVARRGIPALIVSDNAKTFKGREKELRTLFRHPQVREETQNYRIQWRFNLERAPWWGGFFERMVGCVKRCLKKVLGNARLTYDELLTVLTEVEATLNSRPLTYDYDNPNEGEVLTPAHLLHGRRLLSLPEQPQEEDDETEISYRRRYKYVNETLQHFWKRWQREYLANLRESHDCSTQATGKTPKVGDVVTVFEEGVKRNGWKMAVVESLIAGKDKQVRGANVRVITKGRAIHLSRPVQKLFPLEIRTETSEISDVLKERITRPQRRDVPRRSAALDAVWKTRAMVNQPND